One window of bacterium genomic DNA carries:
- the ruvB gene encoding Holliday junction branch migration DNA helicase RuvB, whose protein sequence is METEEIEETEAPVLAPEAEREEDEADATLRPSSLRDFVGQDGIKKHLDIFIAAAKKRNEPLEHVLFSGPPGLGKTTLAMILAKEMGVNLRITSGPAIEKAGDLGAILTNLEENDILFIDEIHRLHRTVEETLYSAMEDFVLDVVLGQGPAAKTVRLTLPHFTIVGATTRIGSLTAPLRDRFGVAHRLQFYEPSHLMTILKRSARILGVNLGSEAADKLAHCSRGTPRIANRLLKRTRDLAQVMDQTDLSMTVVQKTLDMLEVDHLGMDQTDRQILAIIIDVFQGGPVGVETMAAAVHEEVETLESVYEPYLMQLGMIQRTPRGRIATEMAYKHLGREQKVGQNKLI, encoded by the coding sequence ATGGAAACTGAAGAAATTGAGGAAACAGAAGCCCCTGTTCTCGCGCCCGAAGCGGAGCGGGAAGAAGATGAGGCGGATGCTACGCTTCGGCCGTCATCTTTGCGGGACTTTGTGGGGCAAGACGGTATCAAAAAACATCTCGATATTTTTATCGCGGCGGCGAAAAAACGAAATGAACCCCTGGAACATGTTTTGTTTTCCGGGCCTCCTGGGTTAGGCAAAACAACTTTGGCGATGATTCTTGCCAAAGAAATGGGCGTGAATTTGCGTATCACTTCCGGGCCGGCGATTGAAAAAGCGGGAGACCTTGGTGCTATTCTTACCAATCTCGAAGAAAACGACATTTTGTTCATCGACGAAATTCATCGTTTGCATCGCACTGTCGAAGAAACGCTTTATTCGGCGATGGAAGATTTTGTTTTGGATGTGGTTTTGGGGCAGGGCCCGGCCGCGAAAACCGTCCGTTTGACGTTACCGCATTTTACAATCGTTGGCGCGACAACCCGTATTGGTTCGCTCACCGCACCACTGCGTGATCGGTTTGGCGTGGCGCATCGATTGCAGTTTTATGAACCATCCCACCTGATGACTATTCTCAAACGCTCGGCGCGAATTCTGGGTGTTAATTTGGGGAGCGAGGCGGCGGATAAGCTGGCACATTGCAGTCGCGGTACACCGCGCATTGCCAATCGTCTTTTAAAACGGACGCGTGATTTGGCGCAAGTGATGGATCAAACGGATCTTTCGATGACTGTCGTTCAAAAAACTTTGGATATGTTGGAAGTGGATCATTTGGGGATGGATCAAACAGACCGGCAGATTTTGGCAATTATTATTGATGTGTTTCAGGGCGGACCGGTGGGGGTGGAAACAATGGCGGCCGCCGTGCACGAGGAAGTAGAAACATTGGAAAGTGTGTATGAACCATATTTGATGCAACTGGGAATGATCCAGCGCACGCCACGGGGGCGCATTGCCACGGAGATGGCTTATAAACATCTGGGCAGGGAACAAAAAGTCGGACAAAACAAACTGATTTAG